A genomic stretch from Thalassophryne amazonica chromosome 18, fThaAma1.1, whole genome shotgun sequence includes:
- the si:dkey-94l16.4 gene encoding retinoic acid-induced protein 1: MEQPGSLDDLQPEDLSTSSIPTVIDLTRKGKECVLRMIKNPGWYPNAGTNKPALPFSDTGSTDITVQSGDQIQPDNALSQTTVTLSYVSRSHIFSTHDSLTQQSPLYSIPPISKFSTRPSCDSENGLRETGYAPSQHYVEQDSPMDLANQTELFQSWSQTQVGHRNKAGLHVTQQPYEFNGVAISSDGDVDKQLQDREGSSIFQDVENSDSLENGQGDSWSSLEAYTESSPETLTPIMREEEDRLDSQVAFLISRNQDSSSLPDKMGASRLCSLSRDYTSPLDEPVSPSAASVEDVEDVFLLPQTSNSPSGDNSVIETSDDAVWNSWSKEGTIPLGSCTRDNLTRLESQDKNTLPVHRGKAVLEPHLDLAEGVFAPGKPVIPYLNGNVKVLQRTLQEKKLPVRSGRGTRLEAIVMNLNSRRYKVSGCIQTSKDTQTSLTPAPVSDVIGPKNPKKKGGIKKKKKAVARPKRGKTNNNNTVKNSTSDCKVIKTPKMQSSQLVVQKKSRRKRDNSHLEHSPQTDPSSLVNTILKRKLSQKEPEQISHPNCSQVVHVVRTSQPAVKPPKKHQAKGKTSGSKITPTAKTLAARCPKRRRKKHKQSPPSSLFSPKEPEIRLKYVNYKEEKRDPRLDNFCPFVHVERHESSPSLCTVINYPEEVQAQHRKGQQQPSGAYVSAIIPSTTCLQIGRVSMHSWHQCSLVCCLCGRSANAVDLGDLHGPYYPKGYRPKAETPVGRLSLRDVEDEYSDSDSSYCSVRGRGRKCAPSSALWPVRAVSQPTNKVVLDNNWRTSGRDGTNGPAVTRARWDPGAAEDWYNPPVVPLEPCEYWLHEDCAIWTAGVFLVKGKVYGLEEAVKVAQETLCSFCRCHGATLGCFFKACNSSYHYRCALESGCVLIEENFSMKCPKHKSKIFKAPQGSRWDGR; the protein is encoded by the coding sequence ATGGAGCAACCTGGGAGTTTAGATGATCTACAGCCTGAAGATCTCTCCACCTCCAGCATCCCCACTGTGATTGACCTGACCAGGAAAGGCAAAGAATGTGTTTTGCGGATGATCAAGAACCCTGGTTGGTACCCAAATGCTGGGACCAACAAACCTGCGTTACCCTTCTCAGATACTGGCTCCACTGACATCACAGTCCAATCAGGGGATCAAATTCAGCCAGACAATGCCTTGTCCCAGACCACCGTCACCCTCTCCTACGTGAGCAGGTCTCACATTTTCTCCACTCATGACTCTCTCACTCAGCAGTCGCCGCTCTACAGTATACCCCCAATCAGCAAGTTCTCCACCCGTCCTTCTTGTGACTCAGAGAATGGGCTCAGGGAGACCGGCTATGCACCGAGCCAACACTATGTGGAGCAGGACAGTCCTATGGACCTCGCTAACCAAACAGAACTTTTTCAGTCCTGGTCTCAGACTCAGGTGGgacacaggaacaaagctggtttACATGTAACACAGCAGCCTTATGAATTTAACGGTGTAGCCATTTCAAGTGATGGCGACGTGGATAAGCAGCTACAAGACAGAGAGGGTAGCAGTATTTTTCAGGATGTAGAAAACAGTGATAGTTTAGAGAATGGTCAAGGGGATAGCTGGTCGAGTTTAGAGGCCTATACCGAATCGTCACCAGAGACTCTCACACCCATCATGAGGGAGGAAGAGGACAGGCTGGACTCTCAAGTGGCCTTTCTCATCTCAAGGAATCAGGACTCCTCAAGCCTCCCAGACAAGATGGGAGCTAGCCGACTGTGTTCCCTGAGCAGGGACTACACCAGCCCTCTGGACGAGCCTGTTTCTCCCTCTGCCGCCTCAGTGGAGGATGTAGAGGATGTGTTCCTCCTGCCTCAAACCTCTAACTCACCCAGTGGTGACAACTCTGTTATAGAAACCTCTGATGATGCTGTGTGGAACAGCTGGAGTAAGGAAGGGACCATTCCGCTGGGTTCTTGTACCAGGGATAATCTGACAAGATTAGAGTCACAGGACAAGAATACGCTGCCAGTCCACAGAGGCAAGGCAGTCCTGGAGCCTCATCTTGACTTGGCAGAAGGTGTTTTTGCACCTGGGAAACCTGTAATCCCTTATTTGAACGGGAATGTAAAGGTATTACAGAGGACTCTACAAGAAAAGAAACTACCAGTGCGTTCTGGTAGAGGGACACGGTTAGAGGCAATAGTCATGAACTTAAATTCAAGGAGATATAAAGTTTCGGGGTGCATACAGACCAGTAAAGACACACAGACATCTCTGACTCCAGCTCCTGTTTCTGATGTAATTGGCCCAAAGAACCCAAAGAAGAAAGGGGGcattaagaagaagaaaaaggcagTAGCACGACCGAAAAGGGGTAAAACAAATAACAATAACACTGTCAAAAATTCTACCTCTGATTGCAAAGTCATTAAAACCCCAAAAATGCAGAGCTCTCAATTGGTTGTGCAGAAGAAGTCAAGAAGGAAAAGGGATAATTCACACCTAGAACACTCACCACAGACTGATCCTAGTAGTCTTGTAAACACAATATTAAAGAGGAAGCTTTCCCAAAAAGAGCCAGAGCAGATTTCTCACCCCAACTGCTCGCAGGTAGTTCACGTGGTAAGAACTTCCCAACCAGCAGTGAAACCTCCAAAGAAACACCAAGCCAAAGGCAAAACTTCAGGTAGCAAAATCACCCCCACTGCCAAGACGCTGGCGGCCCGCTGTCCCAAGAGGAGAaggaagaaacacaaacagagtCCTCCTTCTTCCTTATTTTCACCCAAGGAACCAGAAATCCGGTTAAAGTATGTGAACTACAAAGAGGAAAAAAGGGACCCGCGGTTGGACAATTTCTGCCCGTTCGTCCATGTGGAGCGTCATGAGTCATCGCCATCACTGTGCACCGTCATCAACTACCCCGAGGAGGTCCAGGCACAGCACAGGAAGGGCCAACAGCAGCCCTCCGGAGCCTATGTTTCTGCCATCATACCCAGCACTACTTGCCTTCAGATAGGCCGGGTGTCTATGCACAGTTGGCACCAGTGCTCGCTCGTCTGCTGCCTATGCGGGCGGTCAGCCAATGCCGTGGACTTGGGGGATCTCCATGGCCCGTACTACCCCAAGGGGTACCGACCCAAAGCTGAAACACCAGTTGGCAGGTTGAGTCTCAGAGATGTAGAGGACGAGTACAGCGACTCTGATTCGTCTTACTGCAGCGTTCGAGGCAGAGGGAGGAAGTGTGCACCATCATCGGCCTTGTGGCCTGTCAGGGCAGTTTCGCAGCCGACTAATAAAGTCGTCCTGGATAACAACTGGAGGACGAGCGGCAGGGATGGTACCAATGGCCCTGCAGTGACGCGGGCTCGCTGGGATCCCGGCGCGGCAGAGGACTGGTACAACCCCCCCGTGGTGCCTCTGGAGCCCTGTGAGTACTGGCTGCATGAAGACTGCGCCATTTGGACAGCAGGCGTGTTCCTTGTGAAAGGCAAAGTCTACGGTTTGGAGGAGGCGGTGAAGGTGGCCCAGGAAACG